The genomic region AAGTTTCTTTATTTCTTCTACATCAGCGTTAACATCAACCATGTCATCTTTAAGCTCTGGTATAGCGTTAAGTTCGTTTATAACTTCAAGTAATTGGTTCCAGTAGGTCTTATATATTACGTCCAGATAAAGTCTATTTAACGTAATAAGCTCTAGAGTTATGGAAAGTTTTGGTGCTATGCCTTTCTGCTCAAGTATTTCCTTTTTATTTTCTAGAATATCATTCAATTTATCAATTAAATCGTAAAGATAGCTCCTACTTTGTATCATTTCCCTTTCTCCAGGCTTAAGGAGTTCTTCTTCTGACATTTTTAATCAAATTAATTAAATAATGAACAAATTTTTAAGGTTTACCTTAGACTAGAGACTTATAAAAGCTAAAACATTATTAAAATGAATAAGAAACGAGAAAATAAATATAACAAAAGTAAAAAAGAAGAGAAAAGGAAGAAGGAGAAAAAAGAAGAAGTCTGTCTTTACAAATACTTCTTTAGAATACTCATTGGGTTAGTTAAGTTAGCTGTTAATAATGCCTCTTCCGGACTATGCCCAAACGCAAATGCCATTAGCTGTGTAAAGTAAACTATAGGCATCCTCAAGTCTTCTCCGTACTTTTCCGCAATCTTATTCATATTAGTCTCTAAGGCAACGCCACCTAATGGACAGTCTACAACTAACATATCCGCACCGTTCCTCCTAGCTTCCTTTAATATTCTTGCCTCGAGGTGTAAAGCTACCTCAATGTCAGAATAAACATGCGGTCCTCCGCAACACATTGTTTTAGCCTCAAATGGCACTACTTCTGCTCCTAGAGCCTTCAACAGTTCGTCCATGAATATTGGTCTCTCCGGGTCATCCTTTAACTTCATGTATCCAGTTAAAGTATAAGGTTTCGGTCTGGTGTATAAACAACCGTAGTAGGGAGCAACTTTTAATCCCGTCAATGGCCTCTTGACTTTAGCTTTTATTCCTTCTACGCCTACTGTGTTATAGAAGTACTCTACGGCATGAATTGTCATTAACTGAAGGTCGTAAGGTTTCTCTCCCATCTTCTCTAAGTACGCGTTAACTTTCTCCCTAACTTTAGTGTATTTACTCATGTAGTATTGGGTTCTAGATAGAGAGTAATGACAACCTGGGCAGGCAGACATTATTGCATTAGCCCCTATTTTCCTAGCTAATGATAAGTTCCTAGCAGGGAGAAGTAATCCGGCCATTGTATTTACGTTCTTAACTTCTAATGCACCGCAACAGTTATAGTCATCAAGTCTCTCGAATTTAAGTCCAAGGTCTTCTGCTACTAGCCTTAACGAAACGTCATACGACTTTCCTAAACCGTCTAGTGCACAGCCAGGATAGAATGCTACTTTACCGTATGGATTATTAGTGCTCATTCTGGTCTCACCTCCTCCTTCATTGCTTCCTCTAATACTGACTTTATTCTATCCCAATTCTTTACCTTATTTGGCTTTAATAGATCTTTTATTAGACCGGATTTAATTAAGGGTACGGACATGGTTATCAAGTCCCTCAAACTCATGGTTACGAAACCCGCCTTTGCGGCGGCGGAACCTAATAAAAGCTCACTTATTCTTCCACCGTTCTTCATTACGGTATCTAGAAATAACTCATCGAAAACTGTGCCAGGATCCTTCTTAACTAATCCGTGCTTTAATGCGTAATTGTGTATGGCATGAACAACTTCCTCAACCATTACTCCTTTAGGGCATCTGTGAGTACACTTCTGGCATGATACGCATCTCCATAATGAATCTTGCAATTCAGCTAATGCTTGCTTATCTCCCTTTCTTGCCAAATCAATGAACTTTCTAGGGCCGAAGTTTGGATCGTATTCCCTCATTGTACAGCCTGAAGTACAAGTACCGCATTGCCAGCAGGCACTAATTGTAACACCTTCCAGCGTGTTAGCTATTTCATCCCATACTGATGGGTCGTAACCGGTTTGTGTTCTTTCCACTAGGAATGCGTTCCAAGTTCCGTCTAGTTCAATTCCGTCTACTACTACCTTTTCCTTTTCAATTACACCTTTAATTATAGGTTTTTCCAACTCAGGTATTGGCAAGTTTGATCACCTTGAGATAGGGTTTTAGCCCCAAGACCAGGGCTGTGGTAGACAGATGCGTAGGAATTAACCCGGCGGCTTTCTTATCTACCGCCAGGTGGGTTGTATAGTCTAGGTATCTAACATATGCGTAAACTAAAAAAACGGAAGTAACGTAATATTTACCCTTGGATTCTAAACCGAATATCTCCAAGACGTTCCTTAATTCATCTATTGTAGAGAATAATTCTTTTTCGTCATTTATCTTAACGTCGTCCTTAATTACGTAATTTATTGAACCAGTCCCCCTCTCCTTATTCCATATCCATCTAGTCCATAGAGGATATTTTTCCGGCTCTAGAAAATGAATGATCTCCTTGGCCATGTCCTCAATGTCTTCCCTTTCTCCTCCCTTGACTATGGATTTAAACTTCTCCACTCTCTCGCTATAGGAGAGGGAAGGATCCTTAAGTTGAGAGAATGCAGAGGATAACTCAGGGATAGAAGTCTTTGAAATAACGTCTGAAAAGTGCTTCCTTGCATAGAACACGGACTCAAACAATTTCCTTGCGTCTTCTTCTGTGGAAATCTCAAGTGAACGTAAGGTCTTACTCTTTAATTCCATTGCATCCAAAATTGTTTGTAACGACTTCTTCGCATTACCGGATACAGTATTATTTATATCAACATCTAACATTGCATTAAAAATTTCCCTTACGTAATCAACGTTTAAAAAAATAGGATTAATGTTCTACCACCTCAACTTTTACTGGCTCTTCCCACACTCCTTTAGTTATGTACTCATAAGCCTTCATTGCTGCAGCTTGTCCTTCAGTTATTGAATCTGCAATAGTCTTTGGACCAGTTATTGCTCCTGCTAGGAATATTCCTTTCCTAGTTGACTGCACTGGTAATCTGTCTGGGTCTAAAGGCTTTACGAATCCGTGCTCTTCAAACTCCAATCCTAAGGCTTTAGCTACTTGCTTAGAACCTAAACCTAACTCCATTCCGTTTGCAAGGATTACCATATCGTAGGGAACTACTAATGCTCTGTTCAAGTTCATTGTGTCTTCTCCTTTAATTATTACAGTATCGTTTGGTCCTCTCATGAACTCTGAAATCCTTCCTCTTATGAATCCTACTCTGTATTCTAACTGAGACCTCCAGTACAATTTATCCTCCATTAATCCGTAAGTTCTTATATCCATGTAATATATGTGAACTACCGCATCTGGAATCCTTTGCTTAATTTCCATTGCTTGCTTAATTGATACCGCACAGCATACCCTAGAACAGTAAGTATTGCCTACAGTTGCATCTCTTGAACCTACACACAGTAGAATTGCTACCCTCTTTGGAGGAGTGCCCTTTGTTGTAACTAATTTATTCTCTGAAAGCATCCTTTCTACGTCTGATATTTGATAAATGTTAGGAATTATTCCGTAACCATATTCATATTTCCTCCTGGAATCGAAGTGCTCGAAACCTGATGCCGCAATTATCGCACTAACCTTCTCAGTAGTTGTTTTCCCCGTCTTGTCCTTTATTGTAACTACAAACCCTTTGCCTTCCGGTTTAGCACTTTCAACTATGCTTTCCATGTACTTCTTTGCTCCGTCAGCAGACTTTATTAAAGGATCAATTACTTCTGACGCAGGCCTTAATTCTGGGAATAATAAGCTGTACTTTAACTTCTTAGGAGTTCCTCCCAAGTAAGATTCCTTTTCAACTAGAACTACGTCAACACCCATATTTAGCAGTTCCTTAGTTGCCGAAAGTCCTGCCGGTCCTGATCCTATTACAAGAACTTTTTCTCCTGCCACTTTTCTAACCCCTTAATTTATTTAATAAAATTAATTAAAAAGATTTGCTTAACTTGATTTCGCAGTTTGTGCACTTTCTCCTTTGTACCACTTTACTCTTTCTGGCAATGCTAAGTAGAAGTCAATCTTCCTGTGAGGTTTATATAAGTACTCTGGTTGTGCCTTTCCTTCTCTTAAGTCTGCCAAGTATTGTAAGAACTTCTCCTTATAGTCATCAACTGGAACTCCTATCTTCCTTAGGAAGCCTTCTACGTCAGTCGCGTGCCAGTGTATTTGGGCTATCTTATATGGGTCTGCGCCCATTGCTATTGCAGCAAATTGTGCATCAGCTAATACCGGTAAGTTATAATTAAATCCGTGAGCTTTTCCTGCCCATTGGCTCTTATCTAAAGTTGTTACACAACCAGTGTCTGAAGTAACGAATACGTCGGCGTGAGCTTCCTCTACTGCTGGGATAACCTTCTTAAATAGCGCAAAGCTCCTTGAGAATTCCCTTTCCGTCAAGATGTGCCTAAATCCGAAACCGCAGCAGTCCCACCAAGTTGAGTAATCAACTATTTTAGCTCCGAAGTTCTGTACAGTTCCAGTTGGTGCTGCAGGTCTCCTTCCTTGCCAAACTTCTGGGTCGTATATTGTGTCTTCTGGGACTAACTTGTAAACGTGACAGGGAGTATGTACTGCGACTTTAATGTTGCTCAAATCGTACTTCTTGTGCTGTGCAGCCTTTTTGCTCATTGTATATAACCATTCAGAGTAGTGAACTACTTCCTCCGGAATTACTATATCCATTCCTAGTTTCCTCATTATAGGCCTTAATTTCTCTCTTACTTCCTTGTGTAATATTATCATATTCCTTACTTCCTTATAATGACCAAAAGATGTTCCGCAGTGGATTAATGGGAAGTAGTCTATTTCATAAGCTCTCCACATGTTCCTTACGTAAACTCCAGCTAAAGCTACTGGGTTCGATGCTCCAGATGCATGATAATTCCAGCCGGTACAAGAAGTTTGGTGAGGTTCGTCCATGTAATCGATTTCTAACTTATTCATTATCCAGAATACTGAAGTTGGATACCCTGGAATGTGACCACATTGTCCGCAGCTCTTGTGGTTCCATAACCTAGTTGTAGGTATGGTCTTTGGAAAACCGTTCAAAGATTGCATTTTCACGGGGTTATTATAAGGCTTAATGTGGTGTACTATTATTTCTCCTTCGTCTTCCAATTTCTCCATTTCTTCTTTTACATGCTGTAAACCGTGTGGAGTACTGTATCTATAAATTATCCTTTGATATACTTCGTTCCAGTCTACTACATCTGCATAAGGGAAAGCGTTCTTAATCTCTTCCTGCAATTTTTTATCTACATTTTCTTGTTCCGACATACAAATTCCCCTTTAGCTATACATTTGTTAGAATGGAATAAAAACTTTACTTATTAAACATTTTATGTAACATAGAATAAGTTTTCTAAAATATCGTAAATTGTACAAAAAAGGAAACTAACTTAAAGATCCAACCAGCTGTCAGGAAGGTCTTCTTCCTTAAGCTCTCCTTTCTCCCACTTCTCCTTAATTTCCTCCAATTGCTGCTTCCTCTCGTCGTAAATGTCGGCGATCATATCATATAGGTCTGGATCAACTTTCTTTATTGAATCCATTACTCCCGACTCGAACATTATAGTCATCATTTCAACTGCTGTTTGAAGCGAAGGATGCCATCCAACGTCAGTCCTTTGTAATAAATCAACGGGGATCGCTTTCCTATAAACGTCCATGTTCTTTGATTCCTCTACAGCCTGAGGACCCCAGTCTGGGAATGCCTCAGGTTGAATCATATCTGGAGTTACTTGGTTACCTAAAGTTAGGACAGTGTACAATACTCTTCTATAAGGAGCTAAAATTTCCTTAGCAGAAGGTAGTGCAAATTGGACAGCGTATTCTCTTAGTAACATTATTAATCCGGCAATCTCGTTATTGAAGGGGCACCTCATTGAACAAGTATAACATTGCACGCATGCCCAAACTTTCTTGTTAACGAATTCCCATATTTTATCTGCCTCATCTCTCATCATGTATTGTATCATTTCTCTAGGCCCGAAATCGTAGAACTTAGCTGCTGGACAACCGGAAGTACAGACTCCGCAGTTTAAACAACCCCTTAAATACTCATTAAACCTAAAATCGGATTTAACTGCCTTCCAGAACTCTTCAGCTAATTGTCTCTGATCTGGGGGAAGCCTATCTAGGTTCCTTTGTTCTTCTGGCAGAGCTCCCTGCTCTTCGTAAGACATGTCGAGAAATCTCGGATCGTCTGGTAATTGTAGAACCCTAGTTGCCATTTAACTCACATCTTTTAATTATCAAAAGAGACTTATAAGTTTTGTTTTAAAAAAATGTAAAATTAAATAACTTACTTTGTCCTCTTAATTAACACTCTAAGTACGCCGTTCTCTTGCTTCATGTCAATTATTTGATTTCCAGTTCTCCTTGCCCACGCCTCTAAATCAGACTTTGCTGCAGGGTCTGTTGCATAAACCTCTAGCACTTCTCCAACGTTTATCGTCTTTATTGCCTTTGCAGTCTCTAAAACTGGTCCGGGACAGAACATTCCCTTTAAATCTAGGGTTTTAGCTATTTTTACTTCCTGTGACATGTGGGTCACCTTAAATAAATAAGGTAGTTCCACCTTCTGCTCTATCTAAGAACGTCGCAACTCCGACTACATCATCCACGAAGTCAGCTAAGTCTTCCCTCTTTAATCCGAAGAATTCCATTGTGGTCGAGCAAGCGTAAACTTTCACCTCTCCAACCTCCTTAGCTTGCATGATTAATTGATCCCAAGTTGGGTACTTCATTTCCTGCATTCTTTGCATCATAACTGGGCCGAATTGCTCGTAGTTCTTATCAATTGGCTGAGGTTGTCCGATTGACTTCTTAGTTATTGCCTGAAGTCCCCAAAAAGTGAAGAATAGGTTTACTTCGTAACCTGCTGCCGCAGCACCAGACGCCAAAATTCCTACTGGCATTAATTTGTCTATTGTTCCAGAGAATACTATTAATGATAACTTTTTACTTCCCAACTTTTACACCTAAATATCGTTTATCTTAAAAATATTTAAGCTTTTTGGTATTGCTTTATTTTCTAAATAAACTTATAAAATGCTCTACGAGAATGTAACGTGATTTTGTTTGATAAAAAATATAAGGAACTAAAATTAAATAAATCAAGATAAACATGTCTCAAGAACAAGAGCAGAAAAAGAAGATACTGATAGTAGTAACTCACGGTCCAGAAGATTTAGACAGAACTTACGCACCACTATTCATGGCTTCAATAGCAGCGTCAATGGAATATGAAACCTCAGTATTCTTCATGATTAAGGGACCACTGCTATTATCAAAAGCCTGGCAAGAAGAGGAGAGGAAAAAAGGAAATAATCCATTCATACACTTCTTCGACATGGCAAGAGATAACGGAGTAAAAATGTACGTTTGCATACAAAGCCTTAAAGACATGTGCCACATGAACGAAAGCGACGTAGTTGACGGA from Acidianus ambivalens harbors:
- a CDS encoding CoB--CoM heterodisulfide reductase iron-sulfur subunit B family protein; translated protein: MSTNNPYGKVAFYPGCALDGLGKSYDVSLRLVAEDLGLKFERLDDYNCCGALEVKNVNTMAGLLLPARNLSLARKIGANAIMSACPGCHYSLSRTQYYMSKYTKVREKVNAYLEKMGEKPYDLQLMTIHAVEYFYNTVGVEGIKAKVKRPLTGLKVAPYYGCLYTRPKPYTLTGYMKLKDDPERPIFMDELLKALGAEVVPFEAKTMCCGGPHVYSDIEVALHLEARILKEARRNGADMLVVDCPLGGVALETNMNKIAEKYGEDLRMPIVYFTQLMAFAFGHSPEEALLTANLTNPMSILKKYL
- a CDS encoding DsrE family protein; translation: MSQEQEQKKKILIVVTHGPEDLDRTYAPLFMASIAASMEYETSVFFMIKGPLLLSKAWQEEERKKGNNPFIHFFDMARDNGVKMYVCIQSLKDMCHMNESDVVDGVELVGGSTLIDLTMDADRTLFF
- a CDS encoding sulfurtransferase TusA family protein; the protein is MSQEVKIAKTLDLKGMFCPGPVLETAKAIKTINVGEVLEVYATDPAAKSDLEAWARRTGNQIIDMKQENGVLRVLIKRTK
- a CDS encoding CoB--CoM heterodisulfide reductase iron-sulfur subunit B family protein, with protein sequence MSEQENVDKKLQEEIKNAFPYADVVDWNEVYQRIIYRYSTPHGLQHVKEEMEKLEDEGEIIVHHIKPYNNPVKMQSLNGFPKTIPTTRLWNHKSCGQCGHIPGYPTSVFWIMNKLEIDYMDEPHQTSCTGWNYHASGASNPVALAGVYVRNMWRAYEIDYFPLIHCGTSFGHYKEVRNMIILHKEVREKLRPIMRKLGMDIVIPEEVVHYSEWLYTMSKKAAQHKKYDLSNIKVAVHTPCHVYKLVPEDTIYDPEVWQGRRPAAPTGTVQNFGAKIVDYSTWWDCCGFGFRHILTEREFSRSFALFKKVIPAVEEAHADVFVTSDTGCVTTLDKSQWAGKAHGFNYNLPVLADAQFAAIAMGADPYKIAQIHWHATDVEGFLRKIGVPVDDYKEKFLQYLADLREGKAQPEYLYKPHRKIDFYLALPERVKWYKGESAQTAKSS
- a CDS encoding CoB--CoM heterodisulfide reductase iron-sulfur subunit A family protein, whose amino-acid sequence is MAGEKVLVIGSGPAGLSATKELLNMGVDVVLVEKESYLGGTPKKLKYSLLFPELRPASEVIDPLIKSADGAKKYMESIVESAKPEGKGFVVTIKDKTGKTTTEKVSAIIAASGFEHFDSRRKYEYGYGIIPNIYQISDVERMLSENKLVTTKGTPPKRVAILLCVGSRDATVGNTYCSRVCCAVSIKQAMEIKQRIPDAVVHIYYMDIRTYGLMEDKLYWRSQLEYRVGFIRGRISEFMRGPNDTVIIKGEDTMNLNRALVVPYDMVILANGMELGLGSKQVAKALGLEFEEHGFVKPLDPDRLPVQSTRKGIFLAGAITGPKTIADSITEGQAAAMKAYEYITKGVWEEPVKVEVVEH
- a CDS encoding 4Fe-4S dicluster domain-containing protein, whose translation is MATRVLQLPDDPRFLDMSYEEQGALPEEQRNLDRLPPDQRQLAEEFWKAVKSDFRFNEYLRGCLNCGVCTSGCPAAKFYDFGPREMIQYMMRDEADKIWEFVNKKVWACVQCYTCSMRCPFNNEIAGLIMLLREYAVQFALPSAKEILAPYRRVLYTVLTLGNQVTPDMIQPEAFPDWGPQAVEESKNMDVYRKAIPVDLLQRTDVGWHPSLQTAVEMMTIMFESGVMDSIKKVDPDLYDMIADIYDERKQQLEEIKEKWEKGELKEEDLPDSWLDL
- a CDS encoding DsrE/DsrF/DrsH-like family protein; its protein translation is MGSKKLSLIVFSGTIDKLMPVGILASGAAAAGYEVNLFFTFWGLQAITKKSIGQPQPIDKNYEQFGPVMMQRMQEMKYPTWDQLIMQAKEVGEVKVYACSTTMEFFGLKREDLADFVDDVVGVATFLDRAEGGTTLFI
- a CDS encoding 4Fe-4S dicluster domain-containing protein — its product is MPIPELEKPIIKGVIEKEKVVVDGIELDGTWNAFLVERTQTGYDPSVWDEIANTLEGVTISACWQCGTCTSGCTMREYDPNFGPRKFIDLARKGDKQALAELQDSLWRCVSCQKCTHRCPKGVMVEEVVHAIHNYALKHGLVKKDPGTVFDELFLDTVMKNGGRISELLLGSAAAKAGFVTMSLRDLITMSVPLIKSGLIKDLLKPNKVKNWDRIKSVLEEAMKEEVRPE